From Algoriphagus sp. NG3, the proteins below share one genomic window:
- a CDS encoding Glu/Leu/Phe/Val dehydrogenase produces MAYIEPAPIKDKENPLESMMERFNIAAEKLGLSDEVYNVLKNPAKQVIVSLPITMDSGKIQVFEGIRVIHSNILGPAKGGIRFAPDVHIDEVRALAAWMTWKCAVVDIPYGGGKGGVRCNPREMSKGEIERLVRAYTMAMIDVFGPDKDIPAPDMGTGPREMAWLMDEYSKAKGMTVSSVVTGKPLVLGGSLGRTEATGRGVMVTALAAMQKLKINPFQATCAVQGFGNVGSWAARLLEERGLKIVAISDHTGAFYNEKGIDIVKAIEFRDANGGHLADFTGGDKMDNPADLLTLDVDVLVPAAVEDVITTHNVNDIKAKLIVEGANGPTSAKADAIINEKGIMAVPDILANAGGVTVSYFEWVQNRLGYKWTADRVNRRSDRIMKDSFEMVYQASQKYDVPMRIAAYIVAIDKVAKTYTFRGGF; encoded by the coding sequence ATGGCTTACATTGAACCGGCTCCGATCAAGGATAAAGAAAACCCTCTGGAGTCAATGATGGAAAGATTCAACATTGCAGCTGAAAAGCTTGGCCTCTCAGATGAGGTTTACAATGTCCTGAAAAATCCTGCCAAACAAGTTATCGTATCCCTTCCCATTACGATGGACAGCGGAAAAATCCAAGTCTTCGAAGGAATACGTGTAATTCACTCCAATATTTTAGGCCCGGCAAAAGGCGGTATCCGCTTCGCTCCGGATGTTCACATAGATGAAGTCCGTGCGCTGGCAGCCTGGATGACGTGGAAATGTGCTGTGGTGGATATACCATACGGTGGAGGAAAAGGCGGGGTACGATGTAACCCAAGAGAGATGTCAAAAGGCGAAATTGAGCGTTTGGTCAGAGCTTATACTATGGCTATGATTGATGTATTTGGTCCGGACAAAGATATTCCTGCTCCTGATATGGGTACCGGCCCACGAGAGATGGCTTGGTTAATGGATGAATACTCCAAGGCAAAGGGGATGACGGTGAGTTCTGTAGTGACCGGTAAACCACTAGTACTTGGCGGTTCCTTGGGGAGAACGGAGGCTACTGGCCGCGGGGTAATGGTTACAGCACTGGCAGCCATGCAAAAACTCAAGATCAATCCTTTCCAAGCTACCTGTGCAGTTCAGGGATTTGGCAATGTAGGTTCTTGGGCTGCAAGATTGTTGGAAGAAAGAGGTTTGAAAATCGTGGCTATCTCCGATCACACGGGTGCGTTTTACAATGAAAAAGGCATTGATATAGTGAAAGCGATTGAGTTTAGAGATGCTAATGGAGGCCATTTGGCTGATTTTACCGGAGGTGATAAAATGGATAATCCCGCAGATCTATTGACGCTGGATGTAGATGTACTTGTGCCAGCTGCCGTGGAAGATGTGATCACCACCCACAATGTAAATGATATTAAAGCTAAACTTATAGTAGAAGGGGCTAATGGACCTACGTCAGCTAAAGCTGATGCCATTATCAATGAAAAGGGTATTATGGCTGTTCCGGACATCCTGGCCAATGCCGGGGGGGTAACTGTTTCCTATTTCGAATGGGTTCAAAATAGATTGGGGTATAAGTGGACGGCGGATCGTGTAAACAGGCGTTCTGACCGTATCATGAAAGACTCATTTGAAATGGTCTATCAGGCATCTCAGAAATATGATGTGCCGATGAGAATAGCGGCATATATCGTCGCAATCGATAAAGTAGCGAAGACTTATACATTTAGAGGAGGGTTCTAA
- a CDS encoding phosphatidate cytidylyltransferase: MRSRFSINNYSNLGQRAITALFGALVIVGGCIYSDYTYFLVFALILAFSQMEFYKLSGLDGMLPLKSFGTFLGLMIFCLTFMVEKEHLSDKYFFFIFPIVSLTFFIKLYKKTDKKPFTGVAYTFLGLFYVAVPFSLLNLAVFSVDATYNYEIIIGCLLILWASDTGAYFAGTKFGKTKLFERVSPKKSWEGFLGGAFSAIGVAFVLTRYFHVIDDWKWLVIAGIIIIAGTYGDLIESLFKRSIEIKDSGRGLPGHGGFMDRFDGLLLSVPFITAFLKIF; the protein is encoded by the coding sequence ATGAGATCTCGTTTTAGTATCAATAATTACAGTAATCTGGGACAGCGCGCGATAACAGCTTTGTTTGGTGCCTTGGTGATTGTAGGCGGATGTATTTATTCTGATTATACTTACTTTTTGGTTTTTGCGTTGATTCTCGCATTTTCCCAAATGGAGTTCTATAAACTAAGCGGGCTCGATGGGATGCTTCCCCTGAAGAGCTTTGGGACTTTTCTGGGATTGATGATTTTCTGCCTCACATTTATGGTGGAAAAGGAACATTTATCAGACAAGTATTTCTTTTTTATATTTCCGATAGTCTCGCTGACCTTTTTTATCAAGCTATATAAGAAAACTGATAAAAAACCTTTTACCGGTGTTGCCTATACTTTTTTGGGCTTATTCTATGTAGCTGTACCCTTTTCCTTGCTGAATCTTGCCGTATTTTCAGTAGATGCCACCTATAATTATGAGATTATCATTGGCTGTCTGCTCATTCTTTGGGCGAGTGATACCGGGGCTTACTTTGCTGGAACAAAATTTGGTAAGACTAAGTTATTCGAGCGAGTCTCTCCCAAAAAATCCTGGGAAGGCTTTTTGGGTGGGGCTTTTTCAGCAATAGGGGTGGCCTTTGTCCTTACACGGTATTTTCATGTGATAGATGATTGGAAGTGGCTGGTCATAGCCGGAATCATCATTATCGCCGGAACCTACGGTGATCTGATTGAGTCGCTTTTTAAGCGTTCTATAGAGATCAAGGATTCAGGAAGAGGTCTTCCCGGTCATGGTGGGTTTATGGATCGTTTTGACGGATTGTTACTTTCGGTGCCATTTATTACTGCCTTTTTGAAAATATTCTAA
- a CDS encoding putative signal transducing protein, whose translation MENWNKVFESAMQVRAEIVKGILEEHQIQAVVLNKKETVYQIFGNFEVHVQQDDMMRATNIVQNEISF comes from the coding sequence ATGGAAAACTGGAACAAAGTATTTGAAAGTGCTATGCAGGTAAGGGCTGAGATCGTCAAGGGGATTTTGGAGGAGCATCAAATACAAGCTGTAGTGTTGAATAAAAAAGAAACGGTTTATCAGATTTTTGGAAATTTCGAGGTGCATGTGCAGCAAGACGATATGATGAGAGCCACTAACATAGTCCAGAATGAGATCTCGTTTTAG
- a CDS encoding CPBP family intramembrane glutamic endopeptidase, translating to MEIYETESEIAKRKNWLLSLIVIVLVSIGALAILQVSAVAVVPYLFNMGVAETISLMTGDFSNPNGRMAIFFIQGIGSGIGLWVAAYLVMHFIDKADLHWDVQLARFNWKGGLLMLGVVFGGMLVNGFLGYLNSSLALPEFMSGIESWMREMEDQMAEMTRYVTDFQTIPELLAGILVIGVLAGIGEEMFFRGLLQPKMHLYTGNAHVGIWLTAFIFSAIHVQFYGFLPRMLLGGLFGYLYYYSGSLTYPILAHIFNNTFTILLIYASNQGWIDFDFESTDTVSYPTALAGLLVLMAGIFYFKKITRPNGKLEQSI from the coding sequence ATGGAGATATACGAAACTGAATCTGAAATAGCCAAACGTAAGAACTGGCTCTTGTCCCTGATAGTCATAGTTTTAGTGTCAATCGGTGCATTGGCCATTCTGCAAGTCTCGGCAGTGGCAGTGGTTCCATACCTTTTTAATATGGGTGTGGCGGAGACTATAAGCTTGATGACAGGGGATTTTTCCAATCCAAACGGACGCATGGCAATTTTTTTTATCCAAGGAATCGGTTCAGGAATTGGGCTTTGGGTTGCCGCTTATCTGGTGATGCATTTTATAGACAAGGCGGACTTGCATTGGGATGTTCAGCTAGCTAGGTTCAACTGGAAAGGAGGGCTGCTAATGTTGGGTGTCGTGTTTGGAGGTATGCTAGTGAATGGGTTCCTAGGGTACCTGAATTCTAGCCTAGCACTGCCGGAGTTCATGTCCGGGATAGAATCCTGGATGCGTGAAATGGAAGATCAAATGGCAGAAATGACAAGGTATGTTACCGACTTCCAGACTATCCCGGAACTGCTCGCAGGGATTTTGGTGATTGGTGTACTGGCTGGGATAGGTGAGGAAATGTTCTTTAGGGGATTGCTACAGCCTAAAATGCACTTATATACCGGCAATGCCCATGTTGGGATCTGGTTGACTGCTTTTATTTTCTCCGCCATCCATGTGCAGTTTTATGGCTTTCTCCCGAGAATGTTACTGGGAGGGCTATTTGGTTATTTGTACTATTATTCCGGTAGTCTTACGTACCCTATTCTGGCTCATATTTTCAATAACACCTTCACCATCCTGCTGATATATGCCAGCAATCAAGGTTGGATAGATTTTGATTTTGAATCTACAGATACCGTATCTTACCCTACTGCTTTGGCTGGTTTATTGGTTCTTATGGCAGGAATCTTTTACTTTAAGAAAATAACTAGACCCAATGGAAAACTGGAACAAAGTATTTGA
- the dusB gene encoding tRNA dihydrouridine synthase DusB produces MVKIGNLEFGDFPLLLAPMEDVSDPPFRAVCKQNGADLMYTEFISSEGLIRDAAKSVAKLDIFDYERPIGIQIFGNEIDSMREAAAIVEEANPDILDINYGCPVNKVACKGAGAGILLDIDKMVSMTAEIVKAVNIPVTVKTRLGWDNDTIRIVEVAERLQDVGIQAISIHARTRKQMYKGEADWSYLNQVKDNPRLHIPVFGNGDIDSPEKAQEYKNKYNVDGMMIGRASIGYPWIFNEIKHFLATGEKLAAPSLDERIAVAKKHLDFSVEWKGPKLGILEMRRHYTNYFRGMPNFKQYRTEMVTAETYEQVCEILEQVSDVYADHVF; encoded by the coding sequence GTGGTTAAGATAGGAAACTTGGAATTTGGGGACTTCCCCCTGCTACTCGCACCGATGGAAGATGTGAGTGATCCTCCGTTCAGAGCAGTCTGTAAGCAGAATGGCGCTGACCTGATGTACACAGAATTTATAAGCTCTGAAGGGCTGATACGTGATGCCGCAAAAAGTGTCGCCAAACTCGATATTTTCGATTATGAAAGACCCATAGGGATACAGATCTTCGGAAACGAAATAGACTCTATGCGTGAGGCCGCAGCTATAGTAGAAGAAGCCAATCCCGATATTCTGGATATTAACTACGGCTGCCCTGTAAACAAGGTGGCCTGTAAAGGTGCCGGCGCCGGGATCCTATTGGACATTGATAAAATGGTGTCCATGACGGCTGAGATCGTGAAAGCCGTAAATATCCCAGTGACGGTGAAGACCAGACTGGGATGGGACAATGACACCATCCGGATTGTAGAAGTAGCGGAGCGTCTCCAAGACGTGGGGATTCAGGCTATCAGCATTCACGCCCGCACACGTAAGCAGATGTACAAAGGCGAGGCAGACTGGAGCTACCTCAATCAAGTCAAAGACAATCCCCGTTTACATATTCCGGTTTTCGGAAACGGAGATATCGATTCCCCAGAAAAAGCCCAGGAATACAAGAATAAATACAATGTAGATGGCATGATGATCGGCAGGGCATCCATAGGTTACCCTTGGATTTTCAACGAAATCAAACATTTCTTAGCCACAGGCGAAAAGCTTGCCGCCCCAAGTTTGGATGAACGGATTGCTGTCGCAAAAAAACACCTGGACTTCTCTGTAGAATGGAAAGGCCCTAAGCTGGGAATCCTGGAAATGAGGAGACACTACACTAATTACTTCCGAGGTATGCCGAATTTCAAGCAATATCGCACCGAAATGGTAACTGCCGAGACTTATGAGCAGGTCTGCGAGATTTTGGAGCAGGTGTCTGATGTATATGCGGATCACGTCTTTTAG
- a CDS encoding DMT family transporter: MSTTTNDSNLKNWGLLLLLSLIWGSSFILIKRGLEVFSPGEVGAYRIVAAATFLLPLSIHRVKNLDKTQIKNLIIVGLVGSFIPAFLFAKAQTQLSSSLTGVLNALTPLSVVVIGALFYHSKITRRNGIGLAIAFIGVFILVTVKEGSGFGAFDDINSHAFYVILACICYGFNLNIIKYKFVKLKPIEITAISLLMVLPMALIYLMAGTQFSYKVVNLDGALPALGYLTLLGVLGTAIALIIFNVMVKTATPVFAASVTYIIPIVAIFWGVLDGEVLLLGHYIGIVAVIIGVWVGNRKKVIQS, translated from the coding sequence ATGTCAACTACCACCAACGACAGTAACTTAAAAAACTGGGGGCTCCTCCTTCTTCTTTCCCTGATCTGGGGCAGTTCATTTATCCTGATCAAAAGAGGTCTGGAAGTATTTTCCCCGGGAGAAGTAGGCGCATATAGAATTGTGGCTGCAGCTACTTTTCTTCTACCGCTGTCCATTCACCGGGTCAAAAACCTGGACAAAACCCAGATCAAAAATCTGATCATTGTAGGGCTTGTTGGCAGTTTTATCCCCGCGTTTCTCTTTGCAAAAGCCCAGACACAACTAAGCAGTTCACTAACTGGAGTATTGAATGCCCTGACTCCTCTGTCAGTAGTAGTTATTGGTGCCTTATTTTACCATTCCAAAATCACCAGAAGAAATGGGATAGGCCTTGCCATTGCATTTATCGGGGTATTTATATTGGTGACTGTCAAAGAAGGTAGTGGATTCGGTGCTTTTGATGATATCAACTCCCATGCATTCTACGTGATTTTGGCCTGTATCTGCTATGGATTCAACCTGAATATAATCAAGTACAAATTCGTAAAACTTAAGCCTATAGAAATCACCGCTATCTCTCTTCTCATGGTTTTGCCGATGGCATTGATCTACCTGATGGCAGGCACACAGTTTTCATATAAAGTAGTAAACTTGGATGGGGCTTTGCCTGCCTTAGGATACCTCACGCTACTTGGTGTACTTGGGACAGCTATCGCTTTGATTATTTTCAATGTGATGGTGAAGACTGCCACCCCGGTATTTGCAGCATCTGTTACTTACATCATTCCCATCGTAGCTATATTTTGGGGCGTTTTGGATGGGGAAGTTTTGCTTCTCGGGCACTATATTGGGATAGTTGCTGTGATCATAGGAGTATGGGTGGGAAACAGAAAAAAGGTAATCCAATCCTAA
- a CDS encoding DUF3810 domain-containing protein, whose translation MGKRDWSWAILGVIALGIRYLAAQNPEATDTIYSRKFFPGIRNVIDITLGRLPFPSVYLFIASVLLIIGIYFWRVSQKTGWKSRVLYSFRALANGLGALVFFFLVLWGFNYQRTPIVQQLGLQPKAMNLEQVKSEVQITYRLAQQYRNAVTRDTAAIEEIMPYPDLEKLVRSNIADNLNMLGLNFTGRPRTKQFPPSGFMRKMGILGIYFPFTGESYIDPSLHALEKPFTVAHEMAHSYGVTDEGEANFIAWVICTNSDDPLLRYSGQLRLLNYQLSDYYRMAPDEYREWVKTLDRGIRNDMISIRKASEAIKAYSLELSRKTNDVFLKTQGVKAGVNSYQELPKLAFAWRERMKNF comes from the coding sequence ATGGGTAAGAGAGACTGGTCCTGGGCGATTCTTGGAGTTATTGCTTTGGGGATACGCTATTTGGCTGCTCAAAACCCTGAAGCAACTGACACTATATATTCAAGAAAATTCTTTCCGGGTATCCGGAATGTCATAGATATTACGCTGGGAAGATTGCCTTTTCCCAGCGTTTATTTGTTTATAGCTTCTGTATTACTGATCATTGGAATTTATTTTTGGAGGGTTAGCCAAAAGACAGGGTGGAAAAGCAGGGTGCTGTATTCTTTTCGGGCCTTGGCAAATGGCTTAGGTGCATTGGTGTTTTTTTTCTTGGTGCTTTGGGGATTCAATTACCAGCGTACACCAATTGTGCAGCAGCTGGGGCTTCAGCCCAAGGCTATGAATTTGGAACAGGTGAAAAGTGAGGTGCAAATTACGTATCGTCTGGCTCAGCAATACAGAAATGCCGTCACACGGGATACCGCGGCCATAGAAGAAATAATGCCCTATCCTGACTTGGAAAAACTCGTGAGATCAAATATTGCTGACAATCTAAATATGTTGGGTTTGAATTTCACAGGAAGACCTAGAACCAAACAGTTTCCTCCCTCGGGCTTTATGCGGAAGATGGGGATTTTGGGGATCTATTTTCCTTTTACCGGAGAGAGCTATATAGACCCTTCTCTGCATGCTCTGGAGAAACCTTTTACGGTTGCCCATGAGATGGCCCATAGCTATGGAGTGACTGATGAGGGTGAGGCTAATTTTATAGCCTGGGTGATCTGTACTAATTCAGATGATCCTCTTCTGCGCTACTCGGGGCAGTTGAGATTGTTGAATTACCAGCTTTCGGATTATTACAGAATGGCTCCAGATGAATATAGGGAATGGGTAAAAACACTGGATAGAGGTATCCGAAATGATATGATCTCTATCAGAAAAGCCAGCGAGGCAATCAAGGCATATTCTCTGGAGCTGAGCCGTAAGACCAATGATGTGTTCCTGAAAACACAAGGCGTAAAAGCTGGAGTCAACAGTTACCAGGAATTGCCGAAGTTGGCATTTGCCTGGAGGGAAAGGATGAAAAACTTTTAA
- a CDS encoding NifU family protein, which translates to MLQAQARPVHLYMEANPNPNSLKFVANFMLVDEGVSFDFPDAEGAKISPLAQELFNFAAVERVFIASNFVTVTKSEDVEWSEIQGVVRDHIKQYLEAGKAPVPVGFDKDPLFDENDSEVVKKIKGILDEYIRPAVEQDGGAIVFHSFHEGVVKVQLQGSCSGCPSSTVTLKAGIQNLLTRMLPEVKEVVAEGV; encoded by the coding sequence ATGCTACAAGCTCAAGCAAGACCTGTTCACCTCTATATGGAGGCCAATCCTAATCCAAATTCCCTGAAATTTGTTGCTAACTTTATGTTGGTGGATGAGGGGGTAAGTTTTGATTTTCCGGATGCTGAGGGTGCCAAGATCAGCCCATTAGCTCAGGAACTATTTAACTTTGCGGCAGTGGAGCGGGTATTCATCGCTTCCAATTTTGTGACGGTTACTAAGTCTGAAGACGTAGAGTGGTCTGAGATCCAAGGTGTCGTACGTGATCATATCAAGCAATATTTGGAAGCTGGCAAAGCACCGGTTCCGGTAGGTTTCGATAAGGATCCTCTTTTTGATGAAAATGATTCTGAAGTAGTGAAAAAAATCAAAGGGATTCTTGATGAATATATCCGTCCTGCCGTAGAGCAAGATGGTGGAGCAATAGTGTTTCATTCCTTTCATGAAGGTGTGGTGAAAGTGCAGCTTCAGGGCTCATGCTCCGGTTGCCCTTCCAGTACAGTGACTTTGAAAGCAGGTATCCAGAATCTTCTGACCAGAATGCTTCCAGAAGTGAAGGAAGTAGTGGCAGAGGGAGTATAA
- a CDS encoding ThuA domain-containing protein has product MNLKRTILALGLIFSVILIAPAQQFKALVFSKTAGFRHQSIPEAVAALKKMGKTEVFSVYTTEDASEFTDEKLAKYDVVILTTTTGTIFNDEQKAAFQRFVQSGKGVVGIHSATDTEYEWPWYNKMIGAYFLSHPAQQTLRLEVVDQNHPSTWHLPKNWMFTDELYEFKDINPDIKVLIKADESTYKVAKGNGDNHPMAWYHEFDGGRVFYTALGHVEAAWEDPVFLKHVYGGIWYAATGHPFK; this is encoded by the coding sequence ATGAACTTAAAACGTACTATTCTGGCCTTAGGGCTTATCTTCAGTGTGATTCTGATTGCTCCCGCACAGCAATTTAAAGCTTTGGTTTTCAGTAAAACGGCAGGTTTTCGCCATCAATCTATTCCTGAGGCAGTAGCTGCTCTAAAGAAAATGGGGAAAACTGAGGTCTTCAGCGTTTATACCACCGAAGATGCAAGCGAATTTACAGATGAAAAACTTGCCAAATACGATGTGGTTATATTGACTACCACGACCGGTACCATTTTTAATGATGAGCAGAAAGCAGCTTTTCAGCGCTTTGTCCAAAGCGGAAAAGGTGTGGTCGGTATTCACTCTGCTACAGATACCGAGTATGAATGGCCATGGTACAATAAAATGATAGGTGCATACTTTTTGTCACATCCTGCACAGCAGACTTTGCGGCTCGAAGTAGTAGATCAAAATCATCCATCTACCTGGCACCTGCCAAAAAACTGGATGTTCACAGATGAATTGTATGAGTTTAAGGATATCAACCCAGACATCAAAGTGCTGATCAAAGCCGATGAAAGTACCTACAAAGTAGCCAAAGGGAATGGTGATAATCATCCTATGGCATGGTACCATGAATTTGATGGAGGAAGGGTATTCTATACCGCACTAGGTCATGTGGAAGCTGCCTGGGAAGATCCGGTTTTCTTAAAACATGTGTATGGAGGAATCTGGTATGCGGCTACCGGTCATCCGTTCAAATAA
- a CDS encoding M15 family metallopeptidase → MIENKFYLPLFLLLAACGTAQKSDQEIFTEQQRKVLDPIKEVELEAKKPELEEKLIAQGLVDVEEVIPGILVELKYSTTDNFFGEDVYGDLTKAYLQPEVAERLKNAQEMLQGMHPDYSLLVYDGVRPLSVQQILWDVLDKPDSIKPLYVADPKKGGLHNYGVAVDLTIYDIKADTTLDMGTAYDYFGYLAYPDREKQMLAEGKLNQTQIANRDILRKVMTGNGFSGIGSEWWHFNAYSRKEAGEKFEIIK, encoded by the coding sequence ATGATAGAGAACAAGTTCTATTTACCGTTATTCTTACTTCTGGCTGCCTGTGGTACAGCACAGAAGAGTGATCAGGAAATCTTTACTGAGCAGCAGCGGAAAGTTCTGGATCCGATAAAAGAAGTGGAGCTGGAAGCGAAAAAACCTGAGTTGGAGGAAAAATTGATCGCCCAGGGATTGGTGGATGTGGAAGAGGTGATTCCTGGAATACTGGTGGAGCTAAAGTATTCTACCACTGATAATTTCTTTGGTGAGGATGTTTATGGTGACCTGACTAAGGCTTACCTTCAGCCTGAAGTAGCGGAAAGATTGAAAAATGCCCAAGAAATGCTACAAGGGATGCATCCCGATTATAGCTTGTTGGTATATGACGGAGTCCGTCCGTTGAGTGTGCAGCAGATTTTATGGGATGTTCTGGACAAACCTGACAGTATCAAGCCTCTGTATGTCGCAGATCCCAAGAAAGGTGGTTTGCATAATTATGGCGTAGCAGTAGATCTGACTATATATGATATAAAAGCTGATACGACGTTGGATATGGGTACAGCTTATGATTATTTTGGCTATCTAGCATATCCAGACCGTGAAAAGCAAATGCTTGCAGAAGGGAAATTAAACCAAACACAAATTGCCAATCGGGATATTCTGCGGAAAGTCATGACTGGCAATGGATTTAGCGGGATAGGTTCTGAATGGTGGCACTTCAATGCCTACAGTAGGAAAGAAGCCGGGGAAAAGTTTGAAATCATCAAGTGA
- a CDS encoding SDR family NAD(P)-dependent oxidoreductase, producing the protein MKNKIALITGATSGIGKAAAITLAKIGFDIIATGRRGNRLEELKSELPKGVDFLPLIFDVRDREKVKEILDNLPEKWKAIDVLINNAGNAHGMDPVQSADLDDWDAMMDINVKGLLYVSRAIIPGMTQRKSGMIINIGSIAGKEVYPNGSVYCGSKHAVDAITKGMRIDLNPYGIRVVAIHPGLVETEFSVVRFKGDDARADTVYQGMEPLVAQDIADIVEFAVTRPPHVTIADVVVLPTAQASATIVKRNK; encoded by the coding sequence ATGAAAAACAAAATCGCCCTAATCACCGGAGCAACATCAGGAATCGGTAAAGCTGCCGCCATCACCCTTGCCAAGATAGGTTTTGATATCATCGCCACGGGAAGACGCGGAAACCGGCTAGAGGAACTGAAATCTGAACTACCCAAAGGAGTTGATTTTTTACCCTTGATATTTGATGTGCGTGATCGGGAAAAAGTAAAGGAAATCCTAGACAACCTTCCTGAAAAGTGGAAAGCCATAGATGTACTGATCAACAATGCGGGAAATGCCCACGGGATGGATCCCGTACAATCCGCTGATCTGGATGATTGGGATGCCATGATGGATATCAATGTGAAGGGACTTTTATATGTTTCCAGAGCTATAATTCCAGGAATGACCCAAAGAAAGTCTGGAATGATCATCAACATCGGTTCCATAGCAGGAAAGGAAGTCTATCCCAACGGCAGCGTATACTGCGGGAGCAAGCATGCAGTAGATGCCATCACCAAAGGAATGAGAATAGACCTGAATCCTTATGGAATCAGAGTGGTGGCTATTCATCCGGGATTGGTAGAAACCGAATTTTCCGTTGTTCGCTTCAAAGGTGATGATGCACGTGCAGATACGGTTTATCAAGGAATGGAGCCATTGGTCGCTCAGGATATTGCGGATATCGTGGAGTTTGCCGTAACTAGGCCTCCGCATGTGACTATTGCCGATGTGGTGGTACTGCCCACAGCTCAGGCTTCAGCTACTATCGTAAAGCGAAACAAATGA
- a CDS encoding outer membrane beta-barrel protein — translation MQTTYIWNQLNLRRHKIVLLGLVFFLAVIPTFGQGMFGLTSTSGSDNRTLSYGFFLAAHNSTLRVKYTDEFMNQAANSTNPFSRVRSVQPQFSPGFSLGFIGILRFHDQVQLLFTPKVGFYEYKTEVTYFYDKLDERLIQTNPDIEEYVAGGVQVYSLEATMVELPLLFKYRSVRFNNTRMYFIGGGSYQFRTKSQDEANVDDIVMTGQDVSIEAGMGLEIYFKYFKFAPEIRFSHGMMNTYQAENTLPELRDAISSLKRKSITLYLNFQ, via the coding sequence ATGCAAACCACTTACATTTGGAATCAGCTCAATCTACGTAGGCACAAAATAGTCCTATTAGGTTTAGTGTTTTTCTTGGCAGTAATCCCAACGTTTGGTCAGGGCATGTTTGGCTTGACTTCCACTTCCGGATCGGACAACCGTACTCTTTCGTATGGTTTTTTTCTGGCTGCGCATAACAGTACGCTCCGTGTGAAATACACCGACGAGTTTATGAACCAGGCGGCTAACAGTACGAATCCCTTTTCTCGCGTCAGAAGTGTTCAGCCTCAGTTTTCTCCGGGTTTTTCGCTGGGATTTATCGGTATTCTAAGGTTTCATGACCAAGTACAATTGCTTTTTACCCCAAAGGTGGGCTTCTATGAGTATAAGACAGAAGTGACTTATTTTTACGATAAGCTAGATGAGAGGCTCATACAGACAAATCCTGATATTGAAGAGTATGTGGCCGGAGGAGTGCAAGTGTATAGCTTAGAAGCCACTATGGTAGAATTACCTTTACTCTTCAAGTACCGTTCGGTTAGGTTCAACAATACCCGCATGTATTTCATCGGGGGAGGGAGCTATCAGTTCCGTACCAAAAGCCAGGATGAAGCCAATGTGGACGATATTGTGATGACGGGCCAGGATGTCTCTATTGAGGCTGGTATGGGCCTTGAGATTTACTTCAAATACTTCAAGTTTGCCCCGGAGATACGCTTTTCTCATGGGATGATGAATACGTATCAGGCAGAAAACACCTTGCCGGAGCTTCGGGATGCTATTTCTTCACTGAAAAGAAAAAGTATTACGCTTTATCTGAATTTTCAGTAG